The DNA sequence ATGTCCAGCACGGAGTCGAGGTCCACGCCGAGTGCGGCGGCGGCGCGGTCGACGAGGGCCGGGGCGTTGGCGGGCAGGACGGTGAGGTGGTCGGCGGTGCGGTAGGTGACGCCGTCCGGCAGGGCGACGCGGACGAGGCGCTTGCGGCGCGGGTGGCCGGGGGCGGTGAGGTCGTACGCCTCGGTGACGGTCATGGGGACGAGGCCGTGCCGTTCGGCGAGGGCGTCCAGGGGGCCGCCGGTCAGGGTGCGGACCTCGTACGCGCTCGTCGGCTCGTCGTCGGCGGGGACGGTGGCGTCCGGGTCGCCGTACTGCTCCAGCAGCGCGGTGCGGAGCCTGACGGTGAAGTCGCGTACTGCACCGGTCAGATCGCCGGAGGCGTCGGCGGCGGCGCGGTCGACGAGACGGGTGGCGCCGAGTTCGGCGAGGCGGCCGTCGATGCGGGTCGGGACGTGCTGGTAGGTGGCGGCCCAGTTGCGGTCGCCGACGCCGAGGACGGCGTAGGTGACGTCCGTGGCGTCCGTCGCCTCCGCCAGCCAGGCGGCGAAGACGGTGGCGTCGTCGGTGGGGCGGCCGTTGTAGGAGGCGGCGGTGATCACGACGGGGCGGTCGATGGGCAGACCGCCCGCGTACTCGTCCAGCGCCGCGACCTGTGTCTCGCAGCCGACGGCGGCGGCCTCGTCGGCGAGCTGGGCGGCGAAGTCGCGGCAGGTGCCGTAGTTGCTGCCGTGCAGGAACAGGGCGCTGGTGCCGGGGCGGACACGGGCGGGAAGGGCGGTCGTGTCGGACGCGGCCTCCGTGACCGCGGGGGCGGCGCCGGGCAGCGGGGTGTGCACGCGGTCGGCGGGGGTGCGCGGGGTCAGGGTCAGGGTGAAGCCGTCGGGCTTGAGGGTGAGGGTCTCCTTGACCGTGAGGCGGTAGTCGGCGTGGTCGTGCAGCCGGTAGCGGTGGACCAGCATCGCCAGCAGCATCGTCGCCTCGTGCAGGGCGAACTGCCGCCCGATGCAGGCCCGTTCACCGGTGCCGAACGGCTTGAAGGCGTGCACCGAGCGGGCCGCCTCCGCCTCCGGCGTGAAACGGGAGGGGTCGAACAGCTCGGGGTTGTCGCCCCAGACCGGCTGCCGGTGCAGCATCGGCGCAAGCACGGTGACGGGCTGCCCGGCACGCAGCGGGATGCGCCCGCCGAGCAGGGTGTCTTCGAGGGCGTGACGGCTGAAGGCGGCGGCGGTGGGCCAGAGCCTGAGCGCCTCGTTGAGGACCTGGCGGGTGTACGTCAGCTTGCCGATCTCGTCGTACGTCGGCTCGGGGTCGGCCCGGTCGCCCCACAGCTCGTCGACCTCGCGCTGCACGAGCCGGAGCGCGGTCGGGTGCTTGGCGAGGCAGTACAGCGCGAAGGACATCGCGCCGGAGGTCGTCTCGTGGCCGGCGATCAGGAAGGTGATGACCTGGTTGCGGATGTTGGCCGCGTCGAGGGTGCTGCCGTCCTTCGGGTGCTCGGCGGTGAGCATCAGCCCGAGGAGGTCCTCGGCGTCGCGCTGGTCGGAGCCGGCGCGGGAGGCGATGACGTCGTCGACGACCTGCGCGAGATAGTCGGCGTCGTCCCGGAAGGCCGCGTCGGCGGCGGAGTGGTCCCGGCCCGGGATGCGGGCGAGCCGGTTCATGCTCCACTCCAGGCAGCGGACCATCGACTCGACGAAGGGGTGCGGCTCGGCCCGCTCGAACGACCCGAAGTCGTACCCGAAACCGGCGAGCCCGATGGTGTCGAGGGTCATGCGGGTCATGTCGTCGGGGACGTCGACCGGCCGGCCGTCACGGGAGTGACGATCCCAGGACGCCAGCACCCGCTGGGCGACCTTCAGCATCACCGGGTGGTAGGTGCGCATCGAACCGAGCGCGAACGCGGGCATCAGGATGTCGTGCGCCCTGGCCCAGTTCGGTTCGTCGTTGTACGCCGTGAACAGCCCGTCGGCGGCGAACTCCCGCACGTTCTCCAGGGCGGGCCCGACATGCTTGGCGAACCGCTTCTCGTCCGCGAGGTCGGCCACCAGATCCAGGTCGGCGGTGAACAGTGCGTCCCGCCCGTGCAGCCGCCGCACGAGCACCGGCCCGTGCTCCCGCATCAGCTCCATGACCTGCTGGATCGGGGTACGGCCGGGGCCTACGGCGGTGATGTCGACGACGGGGACGCCGGGGAGGGCGTCGAGGGGCTGGGGGTGCAACGCGGTGGGGGGCATGGCGCGACAAGTGCCTTTCGCGGTACGGGAGTACTGCGCTCCAGCGTGGGCGACGGGTCCCGGCCCGCTGCACCCGCGCACTACATGATTGTGTAGTGCGGATACGGGCGCGACCCTTGCGCCCGGTGACAGGAGGTGCCAGTGGACTGGACCCACCCCGCGGCCGTGGTGTGGCGCAATCGTGCCCTGATGGTCTTCGACCGCGTCTCGGTGCCGGTCGCGGTGTGCGATGTGTACGGCGCGGTCCAGGTGGCCAATCCCGCGATGGCGGCCGAGTGCGGGACGACGCCGGGGCGGCTGCGGGGCCGGGACGTACTGGAGCTGTTCCGGCCGCAGGAGGCGACGCAGGTGGAGCGGATCGCCGAGGCGCTGC is a window from the Streptomyces sp. NBC_00299 genome containing:
- a CDS encoding bifunctional cytochrome P450/NADPH--P450 reductase, which codes for MPPTALHPQPLDALPGVPVVDITAVGPGRTPIQQVMELMREHGPVLVRRLHGRDALFTADLDLVADLADEKRFAKHVGPALENVREFAADGLFTAYNDEPNWARAHDILMPAFALGSMRTYHPVMLKVAQRVLASWDRHSRDGRPVDVPDDMTRMTLDTIGLAGFGYDFGSFERAEPHPFVESMVRCLEWSMNRLARIPGRDHSAADAAFRDDADYLAQVVDDVIASRAGSDQRDAEDLLGLMLTAEHPKDGSTLDAANIRNQVITFLIAGHETTSGAMSFALYCLAKHPTALRLVQREVDELWGDRADPEPTYDEIGKLTYTRQVLNEALRLWPTAAAFSRHALEDTLLGGRIPLRAGQPVTVLAPMLHRQPVWGDNPELFDPSRFTPEAEAARSVHAFKPFGTGERACIGRQFALHEATMLLAMLVHRYRLHDHADYRLTVKETLTLKPDGFTLTLTPRTPADRVHTPLPGAAPAVTEAASDTTALPARVRPGTSALFLHGSNYGTCRDFAAQLADEAAAVGCETQVAALDEYAGGLPIDRPVVITAASYNGRPTDDATVFAAWLAEATDATDVTYAVLGVGDRNWAATYQHVPTRIDGRLAELGATRLVDRAAADASGDLTGAVRDFTVRLRTALLEQYGDPDATVPADDEPTSAYEVRTLTGGPLDALAERHGLVPMTVTEAYDLTAPGHPRRKRLVRVALPDGVTYRTADHLTVLPANAPALVDRAAAALGVDLDSVLDIRPARPRRDGLAVDRPLTVRQLLTHHVELQERPSAHRLSVLAAANPCPPERTALANLTDDPRTLIELIEDFPALRGALDWPQLLEILTPLRPRHYSVSSSPAVDPGHADLMISLLQAPARSGKGTYRGTGSGHLTTVRPGDTVYARVQPCREAFRIDGDTPVVMVAAGTGLAPFRGAIADRTAALALGAELAPALCYFGCDAPDADYLHASELRAAEAAGAVSLRPAFSAAPQGGVAFVQHRIAAEAGEVWELLGAGARVYVCGDGSRMAPGVREAFRTLYRERTPGADDAAAGQWLDGLVADGRYVEDVYAAG